A window of Eucalyptus grandis isolate ANBG69807.140 chromosome 4, ASM1654582v1, whole genome shotgun sequence genomic DNA:
atattatattttaaaaatacttcCAAATCTAGGAAAGCTtgttttttatgatttttttaaatggtattactaaaacactttcataataaaaatttagttgacaacttttataatttttttcaaaaatggagCCTCcgtttttttcttgaaaacgtttgttaggaagttaatttctaggaaaataataatattttaattgcatttacctgaaatttgaaaataaattaaaaaatgttttccactgtttggtatgaaaaatcttatttgattttcctccacgcatttcttttaataatttttttatttcttttattttataaaaagttgatcttttaatttttaattctttttctttatccttcttcttcaagtgatGGCCGTCCATGGCAATGGCCGGCGAGGTCTTAGCCTCACTAGATTCATAAGCTTGAGTCTTGCTAGATTGGCGAGGCCTTGGCTTCACCTAATTAGCAAGCTCGAGCTTTGCAGCATCCAACGAGCTCACCTCTCTTCTAGTTGGGTGTCATCGTGGCTGGCCATTGGCCAAGGAAGATGGAagcaggggaagaagaaaggaaaaaggaaggaaaaaaagaaaaagaaaaataattttgattttttaaaaatatatttacaaGGCTGAAGAGAGAGAGTATGTGGATGAGCTTAGTGGGTTGAAAATGAGTTCTAAACTTATCCCACTTAGATCCATCTATTTTGGCCTTTAAGTTTAAAATCCATTTGAGGTAGgttcttcaaaattgaattaCTCATTTTGACCAGTCTAGTATTCACCTATTATATGAGTAAAAAATAGGATTGTATGTAACAATAATATggggaaaaattccaaataaggactcaAAGTACCCTCGGTTACTCAAATAAGAGCCCAaagtgaatcttatttcaaagAAGGGCTTGAAGTAAATTTTGTATCAAATAAAAGCATGAAGTGccatatcaatttcaaagaatgaCTTAACCTCATCGGTTGGTTAAAGGCATTTTCGttctttactttttattattttgtttaattttttctgtttctattcttttctataaaaaaaaaaaaaaagaaaaagaaaatataggcGGGAGGGACAGGCCAcctgtgtttcttttttcaatttgtttctttagtttaagcctttttttttttttttttgaaaagaaaaaaagaaaaagagaaaaaaaaataagaagataagaaaaactAAAGGATGGAAATACCCTTGAAGGCCAAGTCCTTCATTGAGACTTACATGaccacttcaagcccttattttaaataagatccacttcaaacccttatttaaaatataaaaaaaaaaaaaaaaaagcactttaggcctttatttgagacatgATTTACTTGagatccttatttaagaaattgatgGCACTTTGGACTctcatttggaattttctctatgtTGTTATTAGGCACCATTACTAGAACAATATATGTCATCTCGTCTCCCTTTTGTTTGCATAGGCAAGTTGCACATTTAATCTTTATTATCTTTAAATATGCCACAATTTAGCCCCTACACCTTAGGAAGTATTGACACTCTTCAAGAGCTTTCACACCATGTTAAATATTCGTTATGTGTCCGACACTCTCGGACACTTAACACATATCAAAAAATCGGACACTTGATTAACTTTCCCGATACTCTTCAATACTCGAGTCGAAATTTCGACATGTGATTCCAACACGccaggtcaattttaaatttttttaataaatggtacgtcaaaatatatatatgtgaaaaaattaataataataataataaaaattggaaaagaagaaaaatatagttttatcttttcttctaaCTTTCACTTCCCGTCATATATAATTCacctctcaattttttttctctcttttcttccaacTCATTTGATTCAAGAGTCTAGAAtgtgaattgttttttttttctctaagttttatggattattgtaatagaattgaaattgtcaaattaaaataatgaataattttaataaatggtggattattatttttagtgtaaattcattttaggctttttttattatttatttatttataaatttgaatcaaattaatgataatttattgtatataaaaatatttatttaatttataacaTGTCTCAAAATGTTAGAgttctctattttttaaacAACGTATCGCGCGCGTTGCGTATCATTGTCGATGCTACTTAATTGTGAAGACTTgttctttattttatggaaatatAAGGAAATCGACcaatttttggtgaaatatcGACTGAAATTGCACGTGTTTGTTCGTTCGAATAAAATGCGCGGACCCCATGCAGGCAACCACCGCCATGACAGCGGGCCTCACAGCAATTGCAAGGAAACATTCCCTGCCTCctcatttttttatgacactttCCATCAAAGGCATATAAAATCTGTCTGTTAGGGTAGTACATGCACGTCTCTCTCAATTTAGTTGAATTAGTTCAgcattataaatatatataattgaaaaattactaaTTTCTTTAATCTCTACCTAAAAGATGTGTTTCCGAGCTAACAAGTGTAGCTTTATGCGTggtttgattgtacttttttaggctttttttctaatgaatttcatgagaattttcaataaagtggaaataaaaaaaatatggaaaagtGGATCgttaaatcataatttttctcattgaatttttttttcatattctaaGAGTACTTTGAAAGCTTGCTATATTAAGTTATTTGACGATCTACAGATGGCTTTTAAATGAGTGGATTATTTACCAACCAATCAAGTTCTACGCCGCACTTCATATACTTACTTCTTAGAAGAACTTACTataattattatcttttatgtTACTAGCTACTTAGACTAATCCATAGAGTTTTACTTTTCTTAATTCAAGAAGTATTAATTGCGTAGGTTGGACCCATTTTCTCTTTCACGTAGAAGTGGATCTCATATGTATATGGGGGATTTAGGCATTAGAAAGATAACAATATTtcgacaaaataaaaaaaacaacgtATAAAATAATTTGACATATTTAGAGTGTCATTCACTTTCAAGACTTCTAGCAATATTTGTAGTTCATAATATTGcaagtttgaaaatattttgaaaagcaGTTATGTACTCCTAAAGTATTTTGCCCAAAAGTAGATAACAACAGTTGCTTTGAATTGTTGACTCGGAAAAAATAGGCATTGAACTCCAAGAACTTCATAATACTTTTATCTAACAACAAAACTTTCCATAAAAGGCCTTAATTATTGAATTTGAGTGCCCGACACTACTTTTAAAAATCTACCCAAACTAAAGTATTGCTTTATATTTTTCTGCATGAAGGTGCTACATAGCTATGTAGAACCTTACATTATGTGTTTGCCTTATTGTGTCCAAGAACTCCGCAAGTCACAACTGTGATTAGAAGTTAGCTGGCTTTGATGAAGTTTAGCATGGTAGCTCTATTTCTATTCATTAACAATATCACAAGTTACATGCACGAATAGGTAAGGATACTAAATTAATCATACTGTGGCAAATTGAAAGCAGCTATTTGGGTAAATGATGATATTTACATACCCAACAAgaacttaatattttctttgtcgATCTATTTTGTATAACTCTTTACTATTCCTAGATAAGACGTCATAGCCACCCCCTAAAAAGGAGAAGCAAGATATGCTCTCAAGGCAATATGTTTCCAAAATTAATAAAGCCTGATGCACAAGATGGCTATGTTGATTAGACCTTTCATATTAGTTCTACATTGATGGTCAAATTTAGGATACAAGCCCACCGTGAACAGACATTAAATTCAAGAGAACTACGCATCTACTTGGCATCACCAAGGTGACTAAGAGTTACCCCATTTTAATTATGACAACGCGAATCTGCTATTGTTTAGTTATACATAGTAAATTAGCTTTCTTAGTTAGTACCAGAATTGATCCCAGTCCTGCAAGAACAGTTCGCTATCATCGGGCAGCATCTCCATGTCAATACAGCTTCCTAGTCCTCCTGCTTGCAATGGAATTGTCCCAAGGTCTTTGGAGGCGCATGAACTGTCTGGTGATGAGCTTGCTCTCTCCATGGGCGGAGAACTGCCTCGACGAGATGATGTCATTTCTAGAGGATGTCGATCATCATTCGGCATGGTGTTCTGTTGAAATGTCTGGCTGCTTCTAATGATTTCTCCCATCGGTCTTCGGTCGAAAGACCTCAAGGTCTTCGTTTTCTTGTACACCGGCACACACTGAATTCATGCCTTGGCTGCAATCATATACACAAATGAGAGACATTAGTCATGTGCCGTTGTTCGACTCGTGCGTGTTCTGACAACAAGGACTCAAAAGAGACAATCCAATCTGCTGTGGTctattacattttattttttccggTTCAAGAATTGGCGTAGATCTATTTGCGTATGGAAGTGACCGGTTGAGTATTAGATTGAAAACTCAATgcgataatagaacatgtacaGATAAAGACGAAAGGGAAATTGTCCAGGTTGGTGCAAGCACTTGCACTTATGTTGCCTGGATCTTCTTGTCTTGATTACTCTTAATACCATTGCAGTGACGCCACCACTCCAGCATAACAATGTCCAGAATAAGATTACGCAACATTTGAAAGTATGTTAAATTATCGTACAGTTTTTTCGATAAACATTGGATTAGGGCATCACATACCACCACTGGGATCTCTTCAGGAGAAGAAGCCTCCCCTTCGGTGGCCCTGTATTCATTCATCTTCCATTCAGTTTTCACGCCGCTCGGAGCCCGTCCTGTATAGAACACCATTGTTCTCTTCACCCCCACTATGCGATTGCTCGAGTAGACTAAACTGGGAGAGCCCGTAGCTTTCCAGTACCCAGTGGTCGTGAGCCGCCTCGGCCTCCCGCCACGGTACTCACTCTCTTGCCTTGGGATGAAGAAGAACCATTGCTCCGGATCTCCACAGCATAGATCTCCTGCAAATTCTGGATCCAGAAGAATTTTGTTTCATGATAGAATAGAGAGTATGGATCAAAGATCTGTAATCTTTCTTTGGTGGAATTGTAACTGTTTTTTAAATAGTTCTAACACATTAGCATGtgttcaaaattgttcatgAGATTATATACCGTCCATAAATATTGTGGATGCATATGAACACTGCTTGGGGAAATAAAAATCGTAAATTATGGAATGATCCTCCAACTTATTTAGAAGAAAACCATACATCCTGAATACTACAAAAAGTCAAACCCATCGCATTAAACTTATTTAGAATAAAACCGTACATTTATATCCATAAATTAGGACCTAACAGGTACAACTTCCTTATTAAATGCTCCAAATTTTCGTTGGTTCGTCTCTTCTCAGACAAGGGCAGAAAAAGTGAAGCCCATCATCTATTATCCGTCGTACTATGTTCTCCCACACTCGTATTACTTAATAAGAGACTTCGTTTCGAAGGAGTGTCCATTTTATAATTCATAAAAATGCAAGAAAACTTAAATGAGAAGCATCTGAGGCCACTGTTTCAGTAAAGTCGAAAAGGGCAAATAGCATAGAAAATACACATAATAAAAAGCTGGATCGAGAATGATAATATTGAGGTTAATTAATATAGAAATgcctaagaagaagaagaagaagaagaagaagaagaagaggaggagcagTGTCAAGGATTGGGACATACGGGGAAGGTCCGACGGATGGAACTCATAGATATCAACAACCGGTATGACCCGGTGAATAAGCCCGTGCAGAGCCTGTCTTGTTCCCTCGAGCTTGTTTCGTAAATAGAACGAAACCAACTCTTCTTCGGTCGGGAAGAATCTGAACCCTGGTGGCAAatcctccatctctctctctcaacaacTTGCTTATGGCTTTTGtatctttttgcttttgtttgcaGTTATATACAAGAACGTGTTGAGATCGTCACATATATATTGCGAAACCAAGAGAACGAACTCTCGTGGAAGGGtcaatagaagaagaaaaatagaggagagaagagagagaagagagagagagagagagagggacgtcGGTTTTGCTTGGAAATTTCCACGCGCTTGCGTTGGAGAAAAACTTGGAAATCTTTCCCTTGAAAGTGTTATCCCGGGttgtattttctcttttctttaatgGTGGTCATCATTGCAGTGAAACTTAGCACCGCCGCGTGCTCCCAGAATAACGACACGAACTAATATTCCATGAGCACAATATCACAAATTGGACCGGCTTTTGGTACTACTAGAGATTTACTTAGGAGATTATATGAAATTCCGTGTATTTGGCGTGATTGGTTCtgattgattggaatcgatatTAGGATCCTATCTCTAACCGTCTTTGTGTCTTGTCAAATGTTacattttggaaatacaagatGCTCTCATTTCTTCACCCCATCAAATTGTCGACTCATGTTCCCTTTTTCACCGACACTAGCGGATTTACTTCCAGAGAACCCACGACCCATCCACTTTTGAATCTTCCTCTCCAAAATTTGCCTTCTTCCAATCTCGATGCAGCTTCTTCTGACAATATCATCTCGGCAGCATCCAACATGTCTGCTCCATTCGCGAATTCTCCACCGGCCAACATTCCTCCAAATATTCTAAGTTGTCAAGATCAATATGAAATCATAGATTCAATCAATTTGCAAatcaatgtttatttattttgaaaaaaattcagatattCTGCTTTCAATAACATCGGATAGTGAAAAGCCAatgtaaagaaaaggaaaatacccaactcaaaaacttaagcttataaataaaaagagatcaTGTATGCATGAACAACATTTACACCTCCATTGTCAAATAGTGTAGATAAATCAACACATATCAAAGTCATTGTCT
This region includes:
- the LOC104447521 gene encoding LOW QUALITY PROTEIN: NAC domain-containing protein 90 (The sequence of the model RefSeq protein was modified relative to this genomic sequence to represent the inferred CDS: inserted 1 base in 1 codon), producing the protein MEDLPPGFRFFPTEEELVSFYLRNKLEGTRQALHGLIHRVIPVVDIYEFHPSDLPQFAGDLCCGDPEQWFFFIPRQESEYRGGRPRRLTTTGYWKATGSPSLVYSSNRIVGVKRTMVFYTGRAPSGVKTEWKMNEYRATEGEASSPEEIPVVPRHEFSVCRXYKKTKTLRSFDRRPMGEIIRSSQTFQQNTMPNDDRHPLEMTSSRRGSSPPMERASSSPDSSCASKDLGTIPLQAGGLGSCIDMEMLPDDSELFLQDWDQFWY